The proteins below are encoded in one region of Apium graveolens cultivar Ventura chromosome 4, ASM990537v1, whole genome shotgun sequence:
- the LOC141719249 gene encoding uncharacterized protein LOC141719249 produces MERSFELVRLGEEQKTIYAAYFLKGEAIYWWDLVKALEEVQPVTWTRFKELCLEKYYPRFMQKQMEMKFLELKQGSMKVLEYEKKFTELLKFMTKYTNTDEEKAQRFQQWLEYWIRDRVSMFEIGTYAGVVQKAALIESNEA; encoded by the coding sequence atggagagaTCTTTCGAATTGGTTCGACTAGGGGAAGAACAGAAGACCATCTATGCCGCATATTTCTTGAAAGGGGAAGCAATTTATTGGTGGGATTTAGTCAAAGCTTTGGAAGAAGTTCAACCGGTTACGTGGACTAGGTTCAAGGAGTTATGCTTGGAAAAATATTACCCCCGGTTTATGCAGAAACAGATGGAGATGAAATTCCTGGAATTGAAACAAGGAAGTATGAAAGTtttggaatatgagaagaagtttaccGAATTGTTAAAATTTATGACTAAGTATACGAATACTGATGAAGAGAAGGCTCAAAGGTTTCAACAATGGCTCGAATATTGGATTCGAGATAGAGTGTCGATGTTTGAGATTGGTACCTACGCTGGGGTAGTCCAGAAGGCAGCATTGATTGAAAGTAATGAAGCATAA